The proteins below come from a single Malus sylvestris chromosome 3, drMalSylv7.2, whole genome shotgun sequence genomic window:
- the LOC126615991 gene encoding GDP-mannose transporter GONST2-like has protein sequence MSSDFKLDQVKGHDSEDPEVGSINGGLHSILPERRAVTLTDRLFRGSRGGHGEIVSVPNGGDEEREHGSARKSGPLLSGTAYCISSCSMILLNKVVLSGYNFNAGVSLMFYQNLISTVIVVLLGFSGVVTVEKLNWKLVRVWIPVNVIFIGMLVSGMYSLKYVNIAMVTILKNVTNILTALGELYLFRKHQSQKVWTAMFFMIISAISSGITDISFDTVGYAWQLSNCVLTASYSLTLRRVMDEAKKYTRSGSLNEVSMVLLNNLLSLPFAAFLIILFDEWEYVLNVDVIKLPMFWVVATASGLLGLAISFTSMWFLHQTGPTTYSLVGSLNKIPISLAGLVLFKVPLSPPNLFSILFGLFAGVFFSRAKMS, from the exons ATGTCATCTGATTTCAAGTTGGATCAAGTAAAAGGCCATGATAGTGAGGACCCAGAAGTTGGCTCTATCAATGGAGGACTACATTCGATCCTTCCGGAACGAAGAGCTGTGACATTGACTGACAG GTTGTTTAGAGGGAGTCGAGGAGGGCATGGTGAGATCGTCTCTGTTCCAAATGGTGGGGATGAAGAGCGTGAACATGGGTCAGCAAGGAAATCTGGACCTCTGTTGTCTGGGACAGCTTATTGCATTTCTTCTTGCAGTATGATATTGCTGAACAAAGTTGTTCTGTCCGGTTACAACTTCAATGCAGGCGTGTCATTGATGTTTTATCAA AATTTGATAAGTACCGTAATTGTTGTCCTCTTGGGCTTCTCTGGAGTCGTTACAGTGGAAAAGTTGAATTGGAAACTGGTTAGGGTCTGGATCCCTGTCAATGTAATCTTCATCGGCATGCTTGTATCGGGCATGTATAG TTTGAAGTACGTAAACATAGCAATGGTAACCATTCTGAAGAATGTGACAAATATTTTAACAGCACTTGGAGAATTGTATTTGTTCCGGAAACATCAGAGTCAGAAAGTGTGGACTGCCATGTTTTTTATG ATTATCTCTGCTATCAGCAGTGGCATTACAGATATCTCCTTCGATACAGTAGGTTACGCATGGCAGCTTTCAAACTGCGTACTAACAGCAAGCTACTCA CTCACTCTACGGCGAGTCATGGATGAAGCAAAGAAGTACACAAGATCTGGATCCCTCAACGAAGTTTCAATGGTCTTGCTGAATAATTTGTTATCTCTACCTTTCGCTGCATTTTTGATTATTCTGTTTGATGAATGGGAATACGTACTGAACGT AGATGTGATCAAATTGccaatgttttgggttgttgcTACAGCTAGCGGATTGCTTGGACTTGCCATCAGCTTCACCTCCATGTGGTTTTTACATCAAACTGGCCCGACCACCTACAG TCTCGTCGGTTCCTTAAACAAAATTCCTATCTCTCTCGCTGGTTTAGTCCTTTTCAAAG